The genome window acttttttcacatatgcattAGTACTCTGGAAGACCTGTTGGCACGCTGTAATTAGAAAATATGTGAAGTTGACCTTTAATGAATACTCTGAGTATTATTTATCATCAACTTATCTACTGATTGTGGTACCAAAATGGTGTCAGTAACGTTATAATACCTTGtattttgtcaaataaaaacatttgccGGTTATTACAGATCCATGAATTGGGGAATCCCAAAGCTAAAAAAGCTGATGATGTCCCTGAGTTCTATGAGGTATGCTTGGCAAGTTTGCAATGAGTTCACccttgaaatgtgtttgtgtgccagtgTCTTTTTATTGTCGTTTGTGCTTTACTttctgtgtatgcatgtgtgtgtcctgtgcaGGTTACAGAGCCTGCTAAGGCACTGCTGGATGCAGGAGAGGAGATTCCCTGTGACCTGATGGCAAATATTCTGAAGTTTCAGCTGCTACAGATCAAAGCTGATGATCAGCAGAGGAGGGAAGCCGAGCAGGTGAGTGTGTTTCTTCATATATGTGAGTCTATTATGTCTATTATGTACAGTCTAATACAATTTATTTTGAACAGCCCTAAACTGAATTGGACATTCGCTGAAGTTCTAGTTGCAGTATTGTTACAGTCACAACAATTTTCAGATTGAGGGAATTTGtgaccaaaaacattttgggtttttgtgtgttccattttgtgtcttttttgcCCACATCTGTTTCAGCGTGAGGAAGCGAAGGCAAAGGCCGGCCCTACCTCTGCCAGCAAAGGGGGGGCCAAGGTCCCTaataaaaatggaaagaatTCGTCCTCACCTGCGGGACTTTCTAAGGAGAAGAAGACCAAGCTGAAACGCAGGGATGATGTTGAGCCACCAAAGTTTATAGGTAAAAACTCAAATCTGAGCCACTCGTGTTTGGGGGTTTCTTTAATAGCCTAAATTTGTGAGAAAACACTGCAACTACTTCTACAATATGTGTGTAGAATTTTatcactgttttgtgtgtttgggaaTTAGATGATGAACCAGAGGATGGTCCTCAGCACTATATCCTGCTGCTTGGCTTCCATCAGCCCCACCTAATTGCGGCACTTGATGCCGTAAGTGTACATGTAGCCAGTGTCATCAAATTGTCCTCGAAGTGCTCTGAGGGGCGGCAGGAACGACACACATGTGAAGGCAGTGAGAGTCAGAGTGTTTCTCCAGGTCTGGATGCAGGTAAAGAGCCCTCAGTATactcatttacatatttaatgaaTGGCAGATGAAAACATTGATTCAGACTTATCAGTACCCTTATGTTACTGTTGATTTAACATCATCATATCCTCAGAGGATCATGGTAGGGAAGAGCTGGCTGCACAGGCCAGGAAGTTGGATCTGTTCTGGTCAGGTCTCAGACCAGTTTTGGACAGCTGGCCGCCAGAGTCCAAGCTCCATGATGTGGCTCAGCTCAGCTACACTGTCCCAGATCTCTCCCCACAGTCCCACACACAGGACCCTGAGGCTGAGGTGAGCTGGGCCTGACATGTGTTTCATGGATCTATTTCTTATtcaaaattatgattttttttcctgtttgcttACTTTTACTCATTCTCAAACATCACGATTTCCTCACAGTCTGCCTTGTTATGTCTGTTACACATTGCCTTTGAgttgattttgagtttgaattcaattctgtgtgtgtgtctagctGGAGATGGGAATCAAAATCTTTGACGGTGTGGCCAATCTCATTTATGACTGTCTGGACTGGCGTAAACAACATCAGCACTACCTGGAAAACATCAAACTCATCAGTGTACCCATTGTTGTCCGGTTGGAACAACAGCAAGCAGAggtccatgcacacacacacacacacacacacacacacacacacacacacacacacacacacacgcttgtcCATCAGTATAAGCAGTAATAAATGGGTTATATTCTTCATGTATtgacttttactgtgtgtgGGGAAAAGAAACACTTCCTATTGCAttgaatgtcttgttttgtcagagatattcagtttccttgttaaaggaaaaaactaaaaaaggagCCTTAGCAGAGGATGGTTTCGATCCATCGACCTCTGGGTTATGGGCCCAGCACGCTTCCGCTGCGCCACTCTGCTGCATGGGCTCAAAGAGGCCCTCAATCCCTCtttgagtgtatgtgtgcgtgtcagCATGTAGTTTACTATTGTTAGTAGTACCATGGGCATTATAGccctttaaaatgtgattttctttagACTATGATGGCAGCATTTGTGTGCTGGGAATCTTACATTTAGAGCCTCGTGTTGCTCATTTTAGCTTTCACATTGTAGATGGTGGTAAAAAGCAGCCTCTGAAACCACTATATTACTGTTCAAGATGATTGGAATAGCAGTGGAAAGAGCAACTGAGCTGTCCTACTACACATGCTCACTCTGAAGAAAAGAGCAAACCTTCTTTAAGTATTGAGTTCTAACGTGGAAACGTCTTAAAAATTGTGActtaatgtttttcatgtgcCAGGTTTTGCCGACCCCACTCATCATGACTCCACGCTCCAAGAAGAAGCGCACGTGTGAGGAAATCCCACCAGACCAAGGTCAgatctttctgtcttttgggTTTTGATTGAAAACTTAGACTAGGATGACAAACTTACCTCTGTTCCTCTCTTCTTTGCTGACAGAGAGCGAGCAGCCTCCTCTCTCTACAGATGTCGACATGCGTCAGTATGCTAACCTACTCGACATGGTTCCCCCTGAAGCCTGCTCTGTGCCTCTAATCTTGCACTGTATACTGGAACAGGTCTGTGTGTAGTGTGTAGCTTAGACTTAAAAGACATGTTTACTGTGTGCACTGTCATTTAGTCTGAAAAGATGGGTCACATTTGACTACAGCCTTCTTCTTTTAcccatatctgtgtgtttgtgtgtccaggtgGTGACTTCAACAGAGCAGTCTTTGTCCACCTCGTCCCATGTCTCTGAGAAGCCGAAACTTCTCACCAGTCCTTGGTTAAACCATCAGCTGCTCAGCCACATGCTCCAAAGCTTCCTGCCTCTGGTGcacacagaagaggagaaaagccACATGTTTAAGAGTTTGCTTACTCTGGCGCAGAATGAGGAGGACATGAAGGTAAAGAGGCCCtgtcccaaacacacacagttcagacTAGCATTTGCCATTTTAcccattttctttgaaaaatgcAGATGGTCAGGTTTCTTACAAGAGCAGCATTGGTGGTTCAGTGGTAGAATTCTCGCCTGCCACGCGGGaggcccgggttcgattcccggccaaTGCAGCACATGcttttcttcctgttcttttAGTCAACGGGGGCCTGCCGTGCTCAGGGAGGACACGAGTGGCTTGTACTGCTGTGGGCAGGGCCAGCGGCAGGCCCAATAGCACTATAGACAATCCCTACGAGCGTCAGCGTCGTGTTTAGAGTGCTGTCGCAGCAGTGTgtgcagaggaggggggggctgAGATGAACCGTGGCGGGGGGAGGGTGACATACTTACTCTATTGAGTGGAGAGAAAGCATGTGAATGGAAatcactcctctctctgttttctaaCAAGTTATTCACTGGTTTGACAATGTACAAATTGGTTACTgaatgaaaatatgtgttttgtaattattgTGTTTAAGACCTGTGAAAATCTGTAACATTAATTTAGTGTAGAGCATAACTAATCCCTCACTAAATTAATACATACGCTGTCCAGCAGATGGTGCTATAATCACAGTAAAGAGTAGTTTACTCAGGCAAACAAGAGATGCATACTGAACAGCAAAGTGCAAAAATTATAAAAGTAAATTACTATAGCTGTGGGGAATCCAACCATCAACCTAAATAGGGGACTGGTTTTTGTGTCTCAGTCAGTTGGAGTCCCAGAGACATTATGCAGTTTCCTTTCTTCCACTGTGTCAATTTTGTTGAAGTTGTAAAATCATTTTGCACAGAATTGAATAATTCACCAGctggtatttgtttttattctttcttgTTCTGTGTTAGAGTCTACAGAAGAGGTTTGGAGCAGGGGAGAATCAGAGGAAGTCTGAGCAGCCTCTGGTCATCAGACACCATGATGAGAGGACGCTGCGCTTGAGGGATGTCACTGTTAGTCGattctgttgtgtttgattaattctttttcattttcctttctgAGAAATTTGACATTCATGAAGAGACTTTATGTTTATATAATCATGcctcctcttttttcatttttggagcagAAGTGAGTTGATATactgcgtttgtgtgtgtccttcttAGACGGCTCAGGGTTTTGATCCAGCAGAGGTGGAAATGTCCATGATGAGGCTGTCTCCATTGTGGGAGCTGATCCACTCTGTACCTCAGCAGAGAAAGGGCAACACCTGCTGGACGGCTCTGAAACAGCAACTGCAACACTACTGCGCTGACGGTCAGAAACAAGGGACCTatcactgtctctgtgtctttggAAAAAGCTCTTAAATCACCATTTTGAAATTGATATTGTGATGTTGTGATATGTCACAGATGTCGTGTCATGGCCAGAGGTGGAGCGTCTCTTTTGCCAGAGTGTGTTTGAAAGTATGCCGCTGACCAGCCTGGACGAAAAGGGTGTTCTACTAAATGCTCCCGGACTGCTGGGAACACTGGAACCAGCACACCAACAACCAGCCACAGTAATCCCCTGGGATAACCCACTTTCCTATGCTAAAGAGCAGCTTCATAACCTACGGACTAAAGGTCTGTTACTACACCTTTTAGTTCAATTACATTATTGATGCAGTTGTTAAAAGCTGATTTAAGAAACTTGGTTCCTGTAGCGTCTGTACCTCATGATTTATTTCAACTATAGGTCCGTTATTTCTTACTCAACatcctgaaaacacagaggtaTTGTTTCTATGTTCCTATTACTGTATGTTGTCACATTTCTTGTATGctataataaaaatgataatgcacatttattctcattttcctcccaatgatgttgcatgtttttttttctccaacagatCAGTGGCAGAGTGTCTAGCCAGCTGGACCTATCTGACATTCAGAGTTGTAGGCTGAGATCTCTGTTTGACTGGCACTATGCTGAACACCACGATGCCTCTGTCTTCCCACAGGTGACCTGTCTCATCTTGTTTTTCAGGGTGTTTTTTACTCTAATTCATGCTAAACTTGCATCTTTACATGAAGGTTTTTAATGcatgaaaagcagcaggagtGTGAAACAAATTTTAGATGTGCAGTAGGTTTCTGGACTGATTCTTCTCAATTTTTACAATTCTACTTGTATAATTTTGCTTTTCCTCGTGTGAAGGTGCTCCAGTCAGCCTCAGAAGAATATcgctgcttggacactttcagAGGAAGTCACAACAACACCctgtacattttctgtcacaATCCAGTGAGCCCTTCTCTCCAGTGCAAGGAGCTCTGGAATGTAGCCCTTCATACTGATGTCAAGTTCAGGTAGTTCTCTGGTGTTTTATCGTGACATGACACGAAAAGTACTACAGTCTTTGCTATGTGAGAAAGCAAAAGTAAAAACTGTATGAGTCTTCTCATTAGCAGAGTCTGTTGTCAACATCACCTGTCTTGTGAAATAGTGTAAATATGGATTGTTAGAAAGACTTTAAAACTCCATCTATTTGACAGGAACTATCTGGAGCATGTGGCAGATAGCATTTCTGATTGGACAAAAGAGGAGGAATTGGAGAGAAACCTCAGCCCGGCTCCTGAAGGTACTGTTGCTTGTCAGTAAACATTCCCTATGTTGTTTAAAATCCTTGAAAGCATATGGGTTTTTAATGAGCAAAGACATCAAGGCCTAGAGAGTTCTAAACATGGGTTATTGAAAGCGctaagaaattgtttttttatggaaagGAAACCGACATCAAGAGCTTGAATGTGGTGCTGACAGCGGACTAGAAAGTGAAAAAGTGTTGCACACTCTGGCTCCTAATTAGATAAAGTTTCGTCCCTCAAGCTTTCATCAAGAtcaagacacacagaaacacagacgaCCTGGTAAATCATGTAAGAGTGATCACACTATCAAATCTCCAACACAAACAATCCTACTGTGAGTAAAAACTTGAAATAGACAGTGTCAGGGTACAGACAATTAAACTGTTTCTAAAGTAAAAGTTTTACCCCACATGCACGAATTAAAACTCCAGAATACACTGGGTTCAATACCTAGATATAACACAAAAGCAGCTCTTGAAAAGTCCTTGAATATGATGTTTAAGAAGGTGTGGGAACCTTGGTCAACTTAAAGATGGCACTGACTCCATGCTTATCACTATAcaaatacactgtttttttgtttttttttcgtaaCAGGACTAGATcctgcagtggaggaggagactCTGGAGCCGGTCATCAGGAAAGACTCCCTTAAAGTCAGTAGGAGCTAACGTGAACATTCAGTTTGACAGCCGGCTCTGTTCTGGCCTTTAAGCAGGATTATTATAACTCTTTGGACCCGCTTAACAGAAATCATTACGCgtcatgaaaaaaaacctgatgccTTCATTGATGCTGATTTTGTGTTTAGAATGACATGCACATTGCACATTGTTTTACTACTGTGAGTGTTGGTCAGTGCACCCAGTGgaagtgactgtgtgtgtgatgttacaGGCATGGAAGTTGGAGCAGGACCGACTAAAGGAAGAAGAGATGGCCAAGAAATCAAAGAAGGAGAATACGCAGAGaatcaagcagcagcagcagcagcagcagctgaaggaggaggaggccaacaTCAAAAGTAAAACACTGTCTAGTGGCaaaaagagcagagcagagatgaCTCCCTCAGAGTCCACTACTAACACAGCGCCCCCTGTGGAGGACAACGTAGAACTGCATCCAACAGAGGAACCCTTTAATGTGAGGgcatatgcacacacaaggAGATGACAGCTTCTGTCTGCATTCAAGTAACAAatcactgtgcgtgtgtgtgtttgatgtgcaggGTTTCACAGGTTACAGCTTGGATGGAAAGTTGGTCCATGTTTCAGGTCGTCTGCAGCAGCTTTTCCCTTCAGATGGAGGACGCATCATTGTGGAGGATGTCAGCTATGTTGAGGGTAATTAGAGAAAGTTGGAGAAAATGTTGCAAAACTGTGAGTGCTACTAAAGCACAACAAAAGTGCTTAGATCCAGACAAAATCAAGTCTGCTCTAATTAAGTCATTGTCTCTATGAAAGCATTCTTTGGGGGGAAGAGAAACTTGTGAAAATCAAAGTGCAACTCAGCTGTTCCTCGTTGTCAGGCTCCTTTCCACATGCATCCATACATTGAGCGCTGTTTTCCCTCCAGGTTCAAGCCTGATGAAAGTGGCTGTGAAGAAGGATGGGCATcatttctgcacacacatcaATCATGTTGTCCTTGATCCAGCTAAACGTCCCCCACAGCCCCAAGACAAAGAAgccaatggaaaaaaagaagactttAAAGGTAAAGATTCTGATCATGATAGAGACATTAAACAccatttcagtgtttattttagcGAATAAAACTGTAGAACAAACCAatatgtgagtgtttctgtgtgtttttttcagtgtcagagCCTGTAGCCATGAAAAGAGTAAAGCAGGGCTCCCTCTCAGCAGTGTTAGACAACGGAGTCCACCTGTCATACAGTTTCTATGGTCCCACAGGAGAATACATAGGTGATACACTTAAGACACATACAAATTTTCGCCTTTGTAAAGTTTTTGAGttgtgtttaaaggggcactattgATACGTAATTCCAGTGCCTCAGATATTCTTATTACTGTGTTTTAGGTACACAGTTCAGGACGTATTTACTGTGTTCCTGTATGGTATGTTCTAGTGAGCCCCCAGGAAACAGAAGGAGCCCGAGAGACTTCCCCCTTTGTCCCGCTCTCCCCCGCCACCCACCGCTCCAAGGGGACAGACATGGATTTAGTTCCCTCTGAGTCACACAGCCCATCCAGCCCCACCAGACCTCCAGAGTCCCAGGttccacatacacacagatgcacgcacacacaaaaatgtaatcatgaaaaataaattgctCTCAGTTTGCTCATATGTATGTGTCGTTGTTATTTGTAGTCTCAGGTGTGCGAAGGCCAGCCAGCCTCGCAATCACGTCCATTCAACAGCCTCAACCTGTCTGTTCCTAATGGCCTGCTGCTGCAATTTCTGCTGGAGGATACCCAAGGTCAGTGATGCTCTGTCTCtggaatatataaatatatatatatatatatatatatatatatatatatatatatatgtatatgtatatatatatatatatatatatacacacacacacacacacacacacacacatacatacacacacacacacactctggtgtCCTCACAAGTGTAGttttacaaaacaacagaaaagaacTCCAGtgactaaaatgtaattaatggAACAACTGTGGTACATCAGAGCTCTCATCAGCAGAGCAACACAATTAATAATCAGTGTCATCGGCCCTTAGACACTCATCTGTACAGCTCACACGCAATATTCTAGCTGCAAACTGGAAGAAGTGTGCATTTAATGAAGGTGCCCTCGTTTGAAATTTAAGCCTAATGTTCCCATCCGTGACTCAGGTATTCATTACATCATTTTTGTGTCCACAAGTGTCCTCAAAGGAGCAGGGTATGCTGGTGAAACAGGGCTTTCCTCTACATGGCAGGGCAGTTATGGGGCAGCTTCAGGACCCCTCTCTCTCTAAAGAACTGTCCCGCATCATCACCAGCCAGGGAGCTGTGATCCGATACATGAGAGACGGCTCAACAGAGGTAACCGCACCAGCATGCACTACTGTTTACTGTTCAGAGCTGAGATATCATGACTCTTTACTGAAAAACCCCATGTGTGCTGCAGGTTCTATTTGCAGATGGCTCTGTCAGTTCCAGCCATGATTCTGGTCCGGTGTGGGTTCCGGACTCTGAGGTTGAGGAGGAGAAGACCTTGCAAAAAGCTGAGGACAACAAGAAAAGTAATTGTGCATCAACACAGAATGCAAAGCCATGTCTCCTTCACCTTCTAACAAACACAGTGCACCCTCGGCTGGGAGGATAGTAAAGATTTAtcgtgttttgtctgtttgtctgtataGAACAGAGCTCAGAGAAGGAGGGTGATGCTCAGAGAGGGTGTTGGTTAACAACGACGCCACATGGAGTGCGCATCCACACTGTGGGgacgacacacaaacacattcccaCCACGCCTATTCTGGCCTTCAAGGCTACAGACCCCATCACCCATGAGGTAACATTACTCCTGATGGTGCACGGGTTACAACTTGGCTCCAAGTTGTTTCCAAGGTTTCACATTGAATTTGATGTTAAAGtttctaaaatgtgttgttgtctgAGCATCTCAAAATTTGCAATAGTTGTAATTAGCAGGAGAAAAACCTTTTGAGCTCGGCATGTACTGTTGTGTCAGGTGATGCTGAGCCGAGAGGATCTGGTGGTTTCTGTCCAGAACCCAGACGGATCTCAAATCGTCGAACATGCAGACGGAACCAGGATCACCAGTCTATACCAAGACAGGCCACCAAACTCACTGCAACACACAGGTGAGCCGCATACAGTGAATGCACTCTGTTGTGAAGAAAAGTCAGATCTGCATGTGTGGACAACATACGCAACACTCAAGCATactcacaaacatgcacaataACATTTTTGAGCTGACCTGATTCCCTGTGGCCGTTAACTTTACAGAGGAGCATCCTGGGAGTACGAGCCTTCAATCAacttctgaatgtgtgtgtggctgcattgagtgtgtgtgtgtcatgagcTGCGCCGAGAGCACTAATGAGAACAAAGTGGACGACCTTTGCAGTGACGGTGCAGATAAAGCATGTGCAAAGTTGAGCGAGCGTGATGAAAGAGAAAGCAATGAGTGTAAGAACAGTGAGGAGAACGTGTTTGTGGCTGAGAATGGTAAGATGAGcatgagtgagagtgagaagGAGAGTGTGTCTACCAGAGAGCGggtggtgttggtggagaaGGAGGGCTGTGCCACGGTGGTGATGTACCCAGAGCGACATGCAGCTCACGTCTTCTTAGCCGATGGAACCGTCATCACTGGGGACAACCAAGGAGCCTATCAGGTGGGTGGTTCAGTAGGTGTGGTAGacactttcctttttaattgcAGCATTTCATtctgtaaagaaaaataaacaaattgctgtttttaacgtctctttttattattaaaagtaCAACAAGCAGCTTTTTAACTTccaatttaatactgatgcctccaTATGACCTACATAGGTAAACAAGACTATCATTAAGAAGACTGGATATTTTTGTGTAGTTATAATAGTTATTCTTACGCCCCTCACTGGGTCGAGTTCTGACTTATCTGGTAAGAAGAGTCATAAAATTAGAAGTCATTTTTACTGTGGAGTGCATGTTGATGAGTTGAGCCACACAGCCTTTAATCTCTGCTAGACAGCATTGTCCTGCTTTAGAAAAGTTTGTAGTTTAAACAACCAAAGAGCGAAGAGAGCAGTGGCAAAGTGTTATTGTCATTAATTGactattaattaattattgtttgtataattgtttcaaatgttttaaaacacaatagaCATACCAAGTTTTCTGGGAAAAGGGAAACTCATCTCTGACCTTTTTCAACAGGAAATAATCTTTTACAAAATTAATCCAAATGACTTATTCTTCCTGAAACAAACTACCTGCAGAAAGTGTACTAATTGTTAGTTCTtctgagctgtttttgtcaAGCATTggcccatcttttttttttttaagttactACAAAAATATGGAATCTTTCAGAATTGTGTAGCGGgctatggttttttttttttaataaaaaaatcatgagAAAAATGGTAAAAAGGGAGTGCCAGTCTTGATGTGACCAGGCTAAAACACACTTGTACATTTGTCTGTTTACATTGTactaatacatttattttatgaagTTATAAAGTGagttttggtgagtgttttgaaGGTTATGAGGTCTGTAACAGCCTCTATATGTGTGCTGTTGCATCCAAGGTGTTCCCATCCAGCATGGGGCTCCTGCAGATCCAAAGTGATGGGAAGTGTGTGTACTCGTCTGACCCACTTGTAACCCCAAGCCCGAAGAGTGGGACAACCACAAACCAACTCGGAAGCTATGTTATGAGTCACACGGACATTGTGGCCTGTGACGTTACAGACCCTGATGGGAACCACTTCCAGGTTAGTGACACTAATTATTAGAAGAGGGGTTAGTGCCAAGCAGTCCTTCATAGTATAGTAAAGAAAAGGAATGACCAAAGCAAAGGCACAACAGACGCTAatttctcctctcatttctcctctcatttcagcaAATTAGATTGCTGGGGCTCCTCTCTTTGCTTCACTACCTCCTTCATAATGACTAATCCTCTTATGATTGTCTGAGctttgtgtctgtatgtgcTTCAGGTAATGGACAATGGGAGGTTATCAGTGCTGAACCTCAGCCCGGCTCCGAGCGCTATGAcacaggatgaggaggagccAGAGGACGAGGCGGACAGAGAAATGGCCAGgcttcatttaaaacacagagagcatTTGCCTAGGTGGGCTtatattattctgtttatgtcatcttatattttaaaacacCTGTACAGATTGTGAACTGTGGAAAATGACTCATGCAGAGGACATGCAGTCATAACTGTTTCTTTGTTATTGTATTGAATACAAGAAGGCAGATTTAGAGACaatatttaaactttaacattgtagagctgctggaggtggcATGGTCAGAGAAACTCTGAATCACATCTTGTGTTCCAGGCTGTTTCTGGTGCACAAGGATGGCTCCGGTACTGAGCTCCTGAGCTCTCAAACCGTAGAGGAACTTCTCTACCAGGCGTACTCCGACCCCACAGTAGCACTGCTGAAGGAGCCGCTGCCAGACACACAAGGTATCAAGAAGATCATGAAACAATACTAATAGAGACATCTCAAACTGGAATATAAAatgaagttgtgtttctgtttcagatgACTTTGGCATTACTATCTTAAAGCCCAGCCACTGCAGCGTGTGGTCCCAGTGGCTGCTAGAGAAACAGAAGCCTGACATCACCCCTCCCAACCTCAGAAACCGCAGCTGGCATGATTTCCCGAGAACAGAGGTACAGGTACCATGTATGGTTCTTGTAGATACAGCAGTCTCAGGGCCAAACACTGAAAcgtccttttctttctctctctattccAGACAAAGACCCCAGGCCCTCCATTTGGTGTCAACATGGGACGAGGTttgactctgagagagaggtCTGCTGATTCTGCAGCACAGCATCAGCCCGTCAGGAGCTGCCCAAAAGTCCTGGAGATGAGGGAACTGTACCAGCACCGCCCGTTTACTACACTGCTCAGAAATAACATAGACACACGACTGAAGGTAAAACAAAGCGATCTCTAATTGGTTAAGAGTGGATGAGGAGGTAAACTGTAGATAGTAATGAGGGAGACAGAGGTTTCAAAGCATTTGATAAAAATGGCGACATCTGCTGGCTGAATCTTTGGTTTATTTCTGTTGGAATAGAagtgatggtgctgctgtggtttggGCTGGTCATGACTTTTGGCATAGTGAAGCGAAAATGTGGCTTTGACTGCAGGAATACATCGAGAGTTTGATGGAGAGGGAGCAGCGATCGGAGGAGATGGAAGTGAAAGACCCCCgcactgaggaggagagagttcaTGCCAGTGAGCTGCTCAACCTGGTCcaggtcagcacacacacacacacacacacacacacacacacacacacacacacacacacacacacacacacacacagcttactTAGCTCATTACACAGATTGCCATTTATTCCCTTGAGAGCAACTATAAGCTGGACCGtaaaaaaatccaaatgtgGTCATGGCTTTTGCCCCCAGTTGCACCAGATGTCCCCAATTAAATGTTCTTGAGCATAAAATGTGTTCCTGaatgtcatgcacac of Acanthopagrus latus isolate v.2019 chromosome 10, fAcaLat1.1, whole genome shotgun sequence contains these proteins:
- the spag17 gene encoding sperm-associated antigen 17 isoform X2 translates to MPTKPAKKGSAKKPNAVGTAVVNKNWEAGLTKAPFEEESWQACVSLVVGRSPEDEDLIRVLALAAQQPLRKLFTLLTWDSAIAKIHELGNPKAKKADDVPEFYEVTEPAKALLDAGEEIPCDLMANILKFQLLQIKADDQQRREAEQREEAKAKAGPTSASKGGAKVPNKNGKNSSSPAGLSKEKKTKLKRRDDVEPPKFIDDEPEDGPQHYILLLGFHQPHLIAALDAVSVHVASVIKLSSKCSEGRQERHTCEGSESQSVSPGLDAEDHGREELAAQARKLDLFWSGLRPVLDSWPPESKLHDVAQLSYTVPDLSPQSHTQDPEAELEMGIKIFDGVANLIYDCLDWRKQHQHYLENIKLISVPIVVRLEQQQAEVLPTPLIMTPRSKKKRTCEEIPPDQESEQPPLSTDVDMRQYANLLDMVPPEACSVPLILHCILEQVVTSTEQSLSTSSHVSEKPKLLTSPWLNHQLLSHMLQSFLPLVHTEEEKSHMFKSLLTLAQNEEDMKSLQKRFGAGENQRKSEQPLVIRHHDERTLRLRDVTTAQGFDPAEVEMSMMRLSPLWELIHSVPQQRKGNTCWTALKQQLQHYCADDVVSWPEVERLFCQSVFESMPLTSLDEKGVLLNAPGLLGTLEPAHQQPATVIPWDNPLSYAKEQLHNLRTKGPLFLTQHPENTEISGRVSSQLDLSDIQSCRLRSLFDWHYAEHHDASVFPQVLQSASEEYRCLDTFRGSHNNTLYIFCHNPVSPSLQCKELWNVALHTDVKFRNYLEHVADSISDWTKEEELERNLSPAPEGLDPAVEEETLEPVIRKDSLKAWKLEQDRLKEEEMAKKSKKENTQRIKQQQQQQQLKEEEANIKSKTLSSGKKSRAEMTPSESTTNTAPPVEDNVELHPTEEPFNGFTGYSLDGKLVHVSGRLQQLFPSDGGRIIVEDVSYVEGSSLMKVAVKKDGHHFCTHINHVVLDPAKRPPQPQDKEANGKKEDFKVSEPVAMKRVKQGSLSAVLDNGVHLSYSFYGPTGEYIVSPQETEGARETSPFVPLSPATHRSKGTDMDLVPSESHSPSSPTRPPESQSQVCEGQPASQSRPFNSLNLSVPNGLLLQFLLEDTQVSSKEQGMLVKQGFPLHGRAVMGQLQDPSLSKELSRIITSQGAVIRYMRDGSTEVLFADGSVSSSHDSGPVWVPDSEVEEEKTLQKAEDNKKKQSSEKEGDAQRGCWLTTTPHGVRIHTVGTTHKHIPTTPILAFKATDPITHEVMLSREDLVVSVQNPDGSQIVEHADGTRITSLYQDRPPNSLQHTEEHPGSTSLQSTSECVCGCIECVCVMSCAESTNENKVDDLCSDGADKACAKLSERDERESNECKNSEENVFVAENGKMSMSESEKESVSTRERVVLVEKEGCATVVMYPERHAAHVFLADGTVITGDNQGAYQVFPSSMGLLQIQSDGKCVYSSDPLVTPSPKSGTTTNQLGSYVMSHTDIVACDVTDPDGNHFQVMDNGRLSVLNLSPAPSAMTQDEEEPEDEADREMARLHLKHREHLPRLFLVHKDGSGTELLSSQTVEELLYQAYSDPTVALLKEPLPDTQDDFGITILKPSHCSVWSQWLLEKQKPDITPPNLRNRSWHDFPRTETKTPGPPFGVNMGRGLTLRERSADSAAQHQPVRSCPKVLEMRELYQHRPFTTLLRNNIDTRLKEYIESLMEREQRSEEMEVKDPRTEEERVHASELLNLVQAFAEEEDAGHTPEKRTSVDIVSLYSQGVGAQSEQSDISEETATVKSDRQEMSEEKAYREALRKKNVVPFFHPENILLYQNLLQTPDMRSVSMDLPPIPKSDSTEAFLKDAPRDSAPRPSNPTPSQSASCAAGSDRKLKMRPTNPTPQSAGKSSLRGASGPRRSVQVDVTGKPRRTKVRVPASIHSCKPCSEPDQQFPSGKEPVRRNSRPVSLTDPNVTVRGFQLLPSSVDFGMQQEGTSAAITVRMTNVGVNACRFYVKQPPPATGLRVIYNPRPVDAGSHVELKVQLFALSAVEAGVEEPQKYISHDVIIHTEMDILFLPVTATILPERTYVNWLKDHKSDHSRKGSRIHQAGRAHR